The following proteins are co-located in the Desulfatitalea tepidiphila genome:
- a CDS encoding radical SAM protein: MIPAYHYAYGPVPSRRLGRSLGINNIPAKTCSYACIYCQVGGTSRMQIQRQAFFKPEDIFREVQEKVSHAVAVSEKIDYLAFVPDGEPTLDEALGKTIDLLKPLGISIGVITNSSLLWRDDVRRDLAKADWVSMKVDAAEEKIWRRIDRPHKELRLSDILDGMQTFAANFTGKLATETMLVHGVNDHDESLVGIAGFLKRLQPWTAYLGVPTRPPAVDWARGPDEETLHRAYRIFAENVKWAEYLIGYEGNAFAFSGDVEKDLLSITAVHPMREEAVRRLLSRAEASWDIVDKMIARGDLMETLYQGHRFYVRKFGTRATDRH, encoded by the coding sequence ATGATCCCGGCTTACCACTATGCTTATGGCCCGGTTCCCTCACGGCGGCTGGGACGAAGCCTGGGGATCAACAACATCCCCGCCAAGACCTGCAGCTATGCTTGTATCTACTGCCAGGTAGGGGGCACCAGCCGGATGCAGATCCAGCGCCAAGCCTTTTTCAAACCCGAAGATATCTTCCGGGAAGTTCAAGAAAAGGTGTCCCATGCCGTGGCGGTCTCCGAGAAGATCGACTATCTCGCCTTTGTCCCGGACGGTGAGCCGACTTTGGATGAGGCGCTGGGAAAGACCATCGACCTGCTCAAGCCTTTGGGAATCTCCATCGGTGTGATCACCAACAGCTCGCTTCTCTGGCGCGACGACGTGCGCCGGGATCTGGCCAAGGCCGATTGGGTGTCGATGAAAGTCGATGCCGCGGAAGAGAAGATCTGGCGCCGGATCGATCGTCCCCACAAGGAATTGCGTCTTTCGGACATTCTTGACGGAATGCAGACCTTCGCTGCCAATTTTACCGGCAAGCTGGCGACCGAGACCATGCTGGTACACGGCGTAAACGATCACGACGAAAGCCTGGTGGGCATCGCCGGTTTCCTCAAGCGCCTGCAGCCCTGGACCGCCTACCTGGGGGTGCCGACGCGGCCACCGGCGGTCGATTGGGCTCGCGGACCAGACGAGGAGACCCTCCATCGCGCCTATCGCATATTTGCGGAAAACGTCAAATGGGCCGAGTACCTGATCGGTTACGAGGGCAATGCTTTCGCTTTCAGCGGCGATGTCGAAAAAGATCTCTTGAGCATTACCGCCGTCCATCCGATGCGGGAAGAGGCGGTGCGGCGCCTGTTATCCAGGGCGGAAGCTTCCTGGGACATCGTCGATAAAATGATCGCAAGAGGCGATCTGATGGAGACGCTCTACCAGGGCCACCGATTCTACGTCAGAAAATTCGGCACGCGTGCCACCGATCGTCACTAA
- a CDS encoding damage-control phosphatase ARMT1 family protein: MNTSLDCLVCFLRQALDAARMISSGPMVQEQIMRELMAWTARMDLGAPPPVVGQRIHRRLRELTDVKDPYRAVKDQGNRMALALLPDLEASVAKARDPMDMALRLALAGNVIDMGVNSSVSPADLAVAVGQAMTASIQGSLEEFRKAADEAHSILFLADNAGEIVFDRLLIAQLGPERVTVAVRGGPVINDATLADAEAVGLTGMVRVIDNGSDAPGTLLHDCSETFRRHFESADLIIAKGQGNFETLSQEVCTIFFLFKVKCPVIASHVGFPVGTHVLTTPRIEALPTTTEQKGGA, from the coding sequence ATGAATACGTCGCTGGATTGTTTGGTCTGTTTTCTTCGCCAGGCCCTGGATGCGGCCAGGATGATTTCGAGCGGTCCCATGGTGCAAGAGCAGATCATGCGCGAGCTGATGGCATGGACGGCCCGTATGGATTTGGGTGCGCCGCCGCCGGTGGTCGGGCAGCGGATTCACCGGCGGCTGCGGGAATTGACGGACGTCAAAGATCCCTACCGGGCGGTCAAAGATCAGGGCAATCGAATGGCCCTGGCGTTGCTGCCCGATCTCGAGGCATCGGTCGCAAAGGCGCGGGACCCCATGGACATGGCCCTTCGCCTGGCCTTGGCCGGCAATGTCATCGATATGGGCGTGAACAGCAGCGTCAGCCCGGCTGACCTGGCGGTGGCGGTTGGGCAGGCCATGACCGCGTCGATTCAGGGGTCTTTGGAAGAATTCAGGAAGGCGGCAGACGAGGCCCATTCGATCCTTTTTCTGGCAGACAACGCGGGGGAGATTGTCTTCGATCGCCTGTTGATCGCCCAGTTGGGTCCTGAAAGGGTGACGGTGGCCGTGCGAGGTGGCCCTGTCATCAACGATGCGACGCTTGCCGACGCAGAGGCGGTCGGGCTGACCGGCATGGTCCGCGTGATCGACAACGGGTCCGATGCACCGGGTACGCTACTGCACGACTGCAGTGAAACGTTTCGGCGCCACTTTGAATCAGCGGATTTGATCATTGCCAAGGGGCAGGGCAATTTCGAGACCTTGAGCCAGGAGGTCTGCACCATCTTTTTCCTGTTCAAGGTGAAGTGCCCTGTCATCGCGTCCCACGTGGGTTTTCCCGTAGGCACACATGTGCTGACAACACCCAGGATCGAAGCCCTCCCAACAACGACTGAACAGAAAGGTGGTGCATGA
- a CDS encoding NifB/NifX family molybdenum-iron cluster-binding protein — translation MKIAVTSTGATLDDGVEARFGRCPYFLIVDTDTMQAEALRNPNMELAGGAGPQSAALMAEKGVRIVLTGNCGPNAHQAFGAAGIQVITGVSGTVRQAVEQFKSGQLSPSTASADQGNPAVGGGIGPGGGRGMGGGRGMGGGGGRGMGGGRGMGGCGGRGMGGGKRFP, via the coding sequence ATGAAGATTGCTGTCACATCAACCGGCGCCACGCTTGACGATGGGGTGGAAGCCCGTTTCGGACGCTGCCCTTACTTTCTCATCGTGGACACGGATACCATGCAGGCCGAAGCCCTGCGCAACCCCAACATGGAATTGGCCGGGGGCGCCGGTCCGCAATCGGCGGCGCTGATGGCCGAAAAAGGGGTGCGGATCGTATTGACCGGAAACTGCGGCCCCAACGCCCATCAGGCCTTCGGTGCCGCCGGGATTCAGGTCATCACCGGTGTCAGCGGCACCGTGCGCCAGGCCGTGGAACAATTCAAATCCGGTCAGTTGTCGCCATCGACCGCTTCCGCTGATCAAGGAAACCCTGCAGTGGGCGGTGGCATTGGCCCGGGTGGCGGACGTGGCATGGGTGGAGGCCGCGGTATGGGCGGTGGCGGTGGACGCGGCATGGGTGGCGGTCGCGGTATGGGCGGTTGCGGCGGTCGCGGCATGGGTGGCGGAAAACGTTTTCCATAG